In the genome of Dunckerocampus dactyliophorus isolate RoL2022-P2 chromosome 6, RoL_Ddac_1.1, whole genome shotgun sequence, one region contains:
- the mab21l2 gene encoding protein mab-21-like 2, which produces MIATQAKLVYQLNKYYNERCQARKAAIAKTIREVCKVVSDVLKEVEVQEPRFISSLSEIDARYEGMEVISPNEFEVVLYLNQMGVFNFVDDGSLPGCAVLKLSDGRKRSMSLWVEFITASGYLSARKIRSRFQTLVAQAVDKCSYRDVVKMVADTSEVKLRIRERYVVQITPAFKCTGIWPRSAAQWPMPHIPWPGPNRVAEVKAEGFNLLSKECYSLTGKQSSAESDAWVLQFSEAENRLLMAGCRKKCLSVLKTLRDRHLELPGQPLNNYHMKTLLLYECEKHPRETDWDEACLGDRLNGILLQLISCLQCRRCPHYFLPNLDLFQGKPHSALEAAAKQTWRLAREILTNAKSLDKL; this is translated from the coding sequence ATGATCGCCACCCAGGCCAAGCTGGTGTACCAGCTCAACAAGTACTACAACGAGCGCTGCCAGGCGCGCAAAGCTGCCATCGCCAAGACCATCCGGGAGGTGTGCAAGGTGGTGTCGGACGTGCTGAAGGAGGTGGAGGTGCAGGAGCCGCGCTTCATCAGCTCCCTGAGCGAGATCGACGCTCGCTACGAGGGCATGGAGGTCATCTCGCCCAACGAGTTCGAGGTGGTGCTGTACCTCAACCAGATGGGCGTCTTCAACTTCGTGGACGACGGCTCGCTGCCGGGCTGCGCCGTGCTCAAGCTGAGCGACGGCCGCAAGAGGAGCATGTCTCTCTGGGTGGAGTTCATCACCGCCTCGGGCTACCTGTCCGCCCGCAAGATCCGCTCCCGTTTTCAGACGCTGGTCGCCCAGGCTGTGGACAAGTGCAGCTACCGCGACGTGGTGAAGATGGTGGCGGACACCAGCGAGGTGAAGCTGCGCATCCGGGAGCGCTACGTGGTGCAGATCACTCCCGCCTTCAAGTGCACCGGCATCTGGCCCAGGAGCGCGGCGCAGTGGCCCATGCCGCACATCCCCTGGCCAGGCCCCAACCGTGTAGCCGAGGTGAAGGCGGAGGGCTTCAACCTGCTCTCCAAGGAGTGCTATTCGCTGACGGGCAAGCAGAGCTCCGCCGAGAGCGACGCCTGGGTGCTGCAGTTCAGCGAGGCCGAGAACCGGCTGCTCATGGCCGGCTGCAGGAAGAAGTGCCTCTCGGTGCTCAAGACCCTGCGGGACCGCCACCTGGAGCTCCCGGGCCAGCCGCTCAACAACTACCACATGAAGACCCTGCTGCTGTACGAGTGCGAGAAGCACCCCCGGGAGACCGACTGGGACGAGGCCTGCCTGGGGGACCGCCTCAACGGCATCCTGCTGCAGCTCATCTCCTGCCTGCAGTGTCGCCGCTGCCCGCACTACTTTTTGCCCAACTTGGACCTCTTTCAGGGAAAGCCCCACTCGGCCCTGGAGGCGGCCGCCAAGCAGACGTGGAGACTAGCGAGGGAGATCCTCACCAACGCCAAAAGCTTGGACAAATTATAA